A region from the Acyrthosiphon pisum isolate AL4f chromosome A1, pea_aphid_22Mar2018_4r6ur, whole genome shotgun sequence genome encodes:
- the LOC100161173 gene encoding cAMP-dependent protein kinase catalytic subunit alpha-like, whose translation MGNLSFRQKKGRNDLSISKTSSCGLTEFWNQKRQDFDDIYFNNKNFPPADAADFRVTTILDEGSFGSVVLTTHKRTGTVHATKVIAKKKIVKGRNVQRMLNEKRILESINFPFVISLEYFYQDNSFIYFVMPFVCGGNIHTHMKRHGPMDEDKARFYFSEVLLAVEYLHKLNLVHRDIKPENVLIDVNGHAQLADFGFCKHIKGRTFTFCGTAEYLAPEIILRRGYGKAVDYWSLGVLLYEMLANRSPFIDRDTGKLFSNIVTGSYSCPLGFSDDVINLLRNILKVDVTRRYGNLANGIRDIKKHRWFGDQDWCAAFDRRVTPPYVPVISDTLDTRNFDPQHGHLFYDASKDMFGDIFKDF comes from the exons ATGGGTAATTTATCATTTAGACAAAAGAAGGGCAGGAATGATTTGTCGATCAGTAAAACATCGTCATGTGGCCTTACCGAATTCTGGAACCAAAAAAGACAAGATTTTGATGATATctactttaataataagaattttcCACCAGCTGATGCTGCGGACTTTCGTGTGACAACCATATTGGATGAAGGATCTTTCGGTTCTGTTGTATTGACAACTCACAAAAGAACTGGTACTGTTCATGCAACAAAAGTAATTGCCAAAAAGAAAATCGTGAAAGGTcgtaat GTGCAACGAATGCTTAATGAGAAACGAATTTTGGAATCCATCAATTTTCCGTTTGTCATTAGCCTCGAGTATTTCTACCAAGACAACAGTTTCATTTACTTTGTCATGCCGTTCGTGTGCGGCGGTAACATTCATACTCACATGAAACGCCACGGACCGATGGACGAGGACAAAGCGcggttttatttttcagaagttCTTCTGGCCGTCGAATACCTACACAAGTTAAACTTGGTGCATCGAGATATCAAGCCCGAAAATGTACTAATCGACGTCAACGGGCATGCTCAACTCGCAGACTTTGGGTTTTGTAAACACATTAAGGGTCGTACGTTCACGTTTTGTGGCACTGCCGAATACTTGGCGCCAGAAATTATACTCAGACGAG GATACGGAAAAGCGGTCGACTATTGGTCGCTCGGCGTACTCCTGTACGAGATGTTGGCTAACCGTTCGCCGTTCATCGATCGCGACACCGGCAAGCTGTTCAGTAACATCGTGACCGGGTCGTACAGCTGCCCGTTGGGCTTCTCGGACGACGTGATCAACCTGTTGCGGAATATCCTCAAGGTGGACGTGACCAGGCGGTACGGGAACTTGGCGAACGGCATCCGGGACATCAAGAAGCACAGGTGGTTCGGTGACCAGGACTGGTGCGCGGCGTTCGACAGGCGCGTGACGCCGCCGTACGTGCCGGTCATCAGCGACACCCTCGACACCAGAAACTTCGATCCGCAACACGGCCATCTGTTCTACGACGCCAGCAAGGACATGTTCGGCGACATTTTCAAGGACTTTTGA